catgagtctttgtatccaaatagcaattttcctccatccgctggtagtccaaggattgtgcctgctggaatacccttcttcttcaagtgctgagggacaagatgtgatgctttcttagcaatatccttccttacaacatcttttccttttttggctttttgggtaccacttggttgtccttcttcttctactcttgccactggatcaactggttcaacacttggtcctgcactttgttgagcggcttgttcaacacttggtcgcaccccttgttcactgccttgttgttcaacagttggttgcactccttgttgactgctttgttcttgttcgctttgttgagcacctgaattatctttggcactcctttccctcctagcactagctgtcactttcttcctcccttctcgactttgtctaaacaacaaagaaaggaacaatatttacaaactatacaatcggaagacaaagtatggaaatataacccgaatgtacacattcggacgtaagaagacacatattgttcccgaatacaaaacaatcggaagctaactaaacatatttgcaaccgaatatacatcaattggagttcagaagctgtaaatttttcatcctacacaatcggaagaaaaagtgcactctataacccgaatgtacaaattcggaagtaagaagacacatattttttccgaatgaaaaacaatcggaatataactaaacacgtttacaaccgaatattcatcaactggagttcagaaactctaaaattttatcctacacaatcggaggtataaaacattatattgtcttccgaataaatactggccccaaaatgggatttttcctatatcataaattttgagattttttcaatatatacattcggtagtgagtgttcttccgaatactttgtgtctacttaaatatattcggtagccaaaaaattcattaaactaccgattattagcagtttgtatccaggaagatatggccaccaatattcggcagataatcatcaaatctttctcccgaatactgtcgatgttcttgaaaaatgaagaacacgactacattcggaagtaaatgagcatgcatatcgtccgaatctggataaataaccgaaaaccctagaaattttttttctcgattcgacgaattaaagcgaaataaaccccaaaaatgatagattcttacctaattggggccatttgaagttgacgaagtgtttgattctcggaatcgccaccaccgactacattgacgggtacttcttcttcgcgttcttcttcatttgcagcaagaatttctttatttcttgctaaaattccaatgtttggatcgataccccgagcaacatttttggttctaggtctgtgggtttcatttctcttatccattgttttataatcgaatcgacgatgttttgattttacgattcgcggcgatgtttcggttgaacgaggaaagttttttttcttccacaatcggaagatatgaaactggaagaagaagagttgaaatgagtagaattttttttgatttggtttttatacagctTTACCAGaaaggcatttatgtaacttcaatatcatatagggtaccccttaactagagtctttggatgggtataaattgatggcccctaaattctttgggatggcccctaaaaacgccaggttaaATATATGTGAACTATGACATAAAATTTCATCTTTGTTTGGTTATGTACTTCATATGTGTAGTACATGTTTATTCACATTTTGAGAAGGAATCTAAGGTTTGGTTGTGCCCTTGTCATATTGTACTGCTACTAATAATACTACATGTACTGCTACAATCAGAAGGTCCCAAATCAACAAAGTTGTACTCCAAATTTTGTGAATAAGTGGAAACTGACAAATAGTAAAAATTGTAGAAGACTAAGAAAAATTAACAGTATGATATTATTATTGTGCAACACAAATTTTTGGCATTTACAAACATATTACAACTAAGTACTGCCTACTATGTACAAATTTGTGTGTATTACTCACAAGGAAAAGCAATCATTCACTGTTCTGATAACTCTTCTAAAAGTGAAGCTTGTAGTAGTTCCGCGGCCAACAGACTCGGATTTCCGATGAGCTGAAGGTCTAGGGAGATTTTCAGGAACGATAGTTTCGAAGGAATTGATATGCCATGGTGGGCATGCTCTAATCTTATCACTCCATTTTGTTGTCATAACTTCCCTCTGTTGTTCAGATTGGACTAACAACTTCGCCGTCTGATGATGATCACCAGCACCACTTGTGTAACTATCTGCACCATTACTAATCGAAGGCATCATAATGTCAGATCCATTGATGATAGCACATGCCATCATCCCAACCATACATTGACGGTTCCACGAACCTGTTTCCTTCCTTTGCCTGCAGATTAATACAAGAAAATTCACATGAATCAAAATAAAACACGGGCATAAAACAAAATGACAGAATTTTATAGAAAGTTATAATCATTTTACCATGGAACaagattggtggtggtggtgctgctgctgcttttaGATGAGGACTGAGATGGAGGAGAAGAAAAAACATTGAAGCTGCAGTTAATCGCTGAGACGGCCATGTTAACCCCCTCTTGTTCGGATATTCTgcttttgattgatttttctttcttttttttttgtaggtaaAAGTGTGGAAGATCTTTTTCTGGTTAAATAGAGGTAGATGGCGTGTGGAATTACTAAttagagaaaagaagaagaagaagaagaagaagaagaagaagaagaagaagaagaagaagaagaagaagaagaaagagtgcAAAATTTCCAAGAAGAGATAGTGCAACGGAGTTGTGCTATTATTGTTTTGTtattgccttgttgttgttgttggtcatAACACGCCTGCTGAAGACCGGGAATTTAACGGTTGGCAACTGTTTGACAAATATTCATGGGACCAGTATTGCTTGCCGTCTCATAACACTCGCATTAGGCACGTGGGTGTACATCATTTACACGTTTCCCCCATATCCCACAGGCCACATAAGACTAGCAATTCTGGGGTTAAAAATGGCATACAGCGCGAGAATGGAAGAGGAAGTTTTCCTGCTGCTGTAATATGAAGCTATAGCCGAAGGGGAAAACAGATGCTAAATGAAACATTTAGAGTAGCCGAATAAATGGACAACACAACAGAAAAGGTTCGTGTTTGGCTGACGGGTACTGCCGAGTTAATCATACTCCTCACCAAGTTGTCAAGGTTTGATGGGTACTGTAACTAGACAAAAAGGAATCCAGTGCTGGTTAAGTACACTCAACAATAACCGTTGTTAAGGCTTCATAATGCCATGAAAGAAAATCTTTCTTGGAATAGGGAAAGAAACAACAATGAAGAACAAGAAGACAATATGTAGAGCTTCCATGACTGCATTAGCAAGAATACAACCTTGTATCCATGAAATGCAACAAGTACTAGATGACcaaaaaatatagaaaatataGAAAAGTGAGAACATTGGACACTCATTTTCATACTGCATTAACTAAAACTGCAACGGGCATACTCCATCTCTCAATTCTCAAGTAGGAGGAAATTGTAACTGTAACTGCAACAGATAATAAACTAGCCACTAAGTGTCATAGACATTTCCAGGGGCAGACAGCAATTCCATTTCCCACACAAAATACTAACATCCATAATACAACAAATGAAAACACAGTAATTCAGATTATCAAGAAGGGCCAACAGTTTCATGAATAAAAACACTGCACTTGGAAACCTGAAACTATATTCAAGTCAAATGCCCTTAAATTCCTCTATGAAAGGTGCAAATCTTTATTTAGGAGCAAGCAAACTTATCTGTTTGTGACAAAATCAACTTGGGGGGTCAAAACGAGAACTAAGAAAATATAGTGAATACTAGTTATGTTTGTAGAACTAATCAGTACAGTTTCACCAATGCAACATACACTGTTTTACACTACATTGGTGAAAGGGACGTCAAAGTAAACCTCTTAAACCTAAACAGCAAAAGGAAAGAGCTGCTATGTCACCGTTTTCTGCAAATTCATGTGCCCAATACAAAGACTACTCCTAAATTCAGAGTCACAACTAATCTTTCATACCACTTCAACATTGTCAGGTAAAAATATTTAACAGCTAAAACAATTTCAATCCAAACCGAAATCCACTCTAAGAACTAAGCTCCTGCAGCTAAGCATTCAAAGTATATCAGAACCTATAAAGATTCATATTCCAATACAAGAAGATTTTCTGGAAATGATTCACACCCCTAACCTTTGGCATTTATCAACTATCATTACACCAAAAAAGTATCAATTCTCTCCTAATCTTAAGTTGAAACCATGAAATCCTAAACTAATCAATGCAAGTAAAAATCAAAAACTATAGAAGCCCTTCAAACCAACATTAGCAACATATCAAAACTTCAAATATCATACATTTCAATAACCAAATGATTGCCCATTAACCGGAATCCACAAATACAGATTAAGGTGAGGAGGGCTAATAGTTTCCTGAATAAAATTTTCAGGCACCTGTCACCTAGAGAAACTATAGTTACGTCAAATGCTCTTAAGTTCCTCTTCAAAAGGTGCAAATCTATATTGGGACTTTAGGAGCACAAAACTTATCATTGTCACAAAATCAACTTGGGAGTCGAAACTAGCGCTAATAAACTAGTAAAAACGACCTACAATGTTTGTAGATTTGATCAGTATAGTTCCACCAATACGACATACGCTTTACTACACTATTTTGGTGATAGGATCGacaaattaaacctaaacagcGGAAGGAAGGAGCTGATTCATTGCTGTTTTTACAAAATCATGTTCTGCTACAAAGACTACTAAATTTAGTAAAATTCAGATTCTCATAAACGATAAATTATCCACTAAACATTCACAGTATATCATAACCCGTAAAGACTGACATTCACAACCCACAAGAACTTGACAACTAGGCTTCTAAGacaattttccaaaaatgatttACACCCTATTAACCATTGTCATACAGAATTATTGCATTTCTCCACTAATCTAGTGCAAACCATGAAATCCTCTACTAATCAATCAAACATTTAGATGGGAAGTAAGAACTAAGCTCCTGCACCTAAgcattaaaagtatatcaaaaccCATAAAGGTGGACTTCCTGGGCACAAGAGAATTGAATTTTCCGAAAATGATTCACACGGAGACCTTTCACATATAAACAAGCACTGTCACTTTTCTACTAATCTATAATTCAAACCATGAAACCCTATACCAATCAATGCAAATAAAATCAATCTTCAAAACTAACATATGCAATATATCAAAGCTTAAAAAATCACAACAAATTTTCAAAATCATAAACATTGCCCATTACTCAGTAATTCAAAATCACTAAAATAACATCCAATACTGCAAAATTAAAAATCCTTTCCTCTTGATTAAGTAAGAagataaaatctaaaaactcaaCTTGATTAACGATCCAACCAGCAACAAACCAGCCAATCAATCAATCAACGTTCTGCATAACATCATCAATAGTAAACTTGGTACCCTTATCTTTATCAGCAGCAGCTCTACCTTTAGCTTTACGATCCAAGAGCGATTTCCTATCCTTATCAAGTCTGAGCTTGGTAATAACACACTTTGATGGATTAACACCAACATTAACAGTAGATCCATTCACTTTCTCTCTTGTAATTCTCTCAACATGAATAACCCATTTCTTACGATAAACTTGAATAACTTTTCCTTCACGACCCTTGAAAGTTCCTCTTACAACCTGGACCTCATCGTCTTTGCGAACTGGAACAGATCTTACATTGTATTTGCTGCGGAGTTCAGATGAAAGGGGGGAGCTCATAAGAACTCTACGAACACTTGATGGTGCTGTGAAGTGAGCCTTGCGGTTCTTCCTCCTTGATGATGAAACTCTGGGATTGAACTTCATGGCTGCGTCGCTTTGGTTTCAACTCTCTCCCTTTGTCTGTGAAAAATGGTGGAGGCAAGGTTGGTGGGAGGCGAGAAGGgtttttgttttagggtttgtgGGATGAGAGATCTTATGTGGATATTTCTGCCTGGTGCCCTAATTGCAAAACCCCTTAACGCATATACTATGATCGATAACACGACCACTTGGGAAATGATGGTAACGTGGTCGTCTCTAAGTGTCCGACAATCCATTTTGTTAGTTAGCCAACATTCATAGCTTCTCCAACGGTGGTCGCGTGTTTTTCCTATGTGGCAACATAAACTAGACATCCTCCTTCCTATTTGGCGATCAATCCTCCAAAAATCGATCTCCAACGTGCTACTTTCTAAGTACCCTCATAGCTtaacattttattattatttttcccctAAAAATTCCGTAAAACTAAAATTGATTGAAATAGCGGTACAGGAAAACAGTATAAGTTAAAGCAATTAACTGAAAAGCGTGAAAAGATGACTATACTCAAACTGTGCACTTCGTCGGGAATATGCATCAGATGTTATTTATTCATCATGTTTCTCTTGAAGATACATTTGATTGCGTTATAGTTCCTACTGAAATTTATTGCAAATCTAGTCACATATCATTCGGAATTTATCTTCAAACTACAATTATTCAAAAGCCTGTTTTTGTAGCTTTATATTTGGGTTGTAGTTTGTGATGCTATGAACTATCATGGAGATACATATTTCCATAGATTACTCTTGACTAAATCCAATAAGTCCTAAACCTCGATTAATGTATGTTGATATACTAATCGTGAACCATGTAGTGAAATATCACTAAAATGTTAATTACAAGATTGATTTCATCATGTAATCACAAAAAAATGTAACATCAAAAGAAGTGAAAAATTAATATTATTATTGATTAAAATATGATTGATGCGATCCATATTAGTTGTATGACtcttgaattttgattttgatttctcgTTAGAAAAATGGAAGAATAAAAATAATTGTAGTTGTAGTTTCAATTTGTAATTAAAATTATTATAATAggtaaaattattatttatttaaaaaattgCTGACTAGAATGAGTAGACATTCTTTATGTGAACCTCTAGAACAAGAGGTTGGGTAGGAGGATGTCTTCACAAAACTATGCCATGTCATCTACAGGTTGGTTATAGAGGTTAGGATCGGAGAAAGATTTTAAGGATTTTGGGTGTGTATCCTACGTGTAAGAAGACTTTTTTTCTCACACACATATCATTGGAGAAGCTCTCAGCCAGACAGTTCAAGAGTGATTAGATTTTCCACGTAATTATATACAGGATGCACAAAAATACCATGAGAGGATTATGAGTTTTAGAACTATATGAGTCCATATGGGAATATAAAATTCGTTTCAACTCAGACTTGTAAATCGTTTTTAACCATAATTAGCAAGATCCACTCGGAAACGGTTATGTCAATCGATGAATTTATAATGGAGACTCTTAAATCATTACCTTCTTTTTATCTGTTTAATCCCGAAAATATTCTAATCTAATGAGAGTGAACATTACAATGTTTATAACTTAGTATTAGAAGATCATAAATTTGGAATAGCAGAGTCATTCAAGGCTTCAAGTCTAGTTTGATGTTAAGATTTTTTAGGCAACTATTTTGACCCTTCCGAATATAATTCACGCGTACAAGGATATCTTAGTAAACAAATATTGGTgcacataaaataaaaagaagaagaagaagcgagaAATCTCATTATTGTGCATATCGTTACAAAAGTTAAGGGCTTTATTTATTTACATGCTTGGTGCCGAAGTAATAAGGTCCCGGAGAAATGTCCATTTATCTAACAAGAGCCTTCACTTCTCCACAACCGCTAGTTTTCTCTGTTCTCTCTCCTATCacccccctcccccccccccccccccccccccccctccccccaAATCTCTGAAAATTTCATGGTTGTTGAGTAATTTTCTGCTTGTGTTGAATCCTTAGCTTGAAGGGGGAATAATTGAACGTGGGTTTTAGGTCGTGCATCGGTTCATATTAGTTTCTTATATTTCCAATTTGAAATTCTAAAAATCTGGTTGAGTTTGTGCTTTGTTTTCGTCGGAAACGTTTATACCTATCAATCCTGATTAAATTTCTGAAACATTTCCCTTGATTTGTTCTTTACAATGTTTTCAACCAAATAAAATGATTTTCAGATTTTGGCTAATGCATAAAACCTGTTTCAAAACTCATCTTTTGCATAAATTTTGTGTTCATTGCTTGTTTCAACGATGGCTTGTTTAATTCATTGCTTGATCTTCAACTGTTCCCCTTTGATATGTATTTATGTTTAAGAATTTTAAGTTGTTTGTGAGGTAATTCCGGTTGGGGTAGTAATATATTACCTTAAATTGATAGCGGTGATAAGATTTCTGCTTCGGGTATGAGAAGTCATAAGATACGCAAGGGTCAATGGATATCAACTAACCATTTATGCTATTTCTTAGTACAGTGGATTTAAAGATCCTGCAGTCGAGACCCATAGTCTCTGCACATGCCTAGATTTCATATGATGCAGAAATATGATTAGTTCTCCTTATATCCTTCGCAAGATGTCCAGAGGGTTATTTTTAAACATATTCATAGTTAACCTTGAATTAGAAACTTAGAAAGTAACAATAGAGACTCGTAGAACAGACATAAGATAACATATTGAGATTTAGAACACTTAAACATAAAACGCATGATCAACTTCACAAACAACATATAAACTATTAAACAAATAACCTTTCTTTGTCCAACATCCTGATGAGACTTTGCAGATTTGTGAAATTCTGGCTCTTAGTACTCAATTtattcttctgcttcttctctcTCGGCTTCTTCGTGGTGACCCTTTCTTCTCTTTCGAAGGTATCTAGCTTCTCTCTTGATTACATACACATAATCCATCCATGGTGGCATCTCATTGAGATAGACAACATCATCCAAAGGTCTTCCATGTTTCAATTATATCTGAATTCTAGCCTTGGCGCTATCATCCAACTTATTCTTTGCTTAAGTTGCAATAAGCCAAGGCTTTGGCCTGCTCAGGATGAAGGAAAGCTTCTGAATTAAAATTCATGCACACATAATAGCGAATTCGATGCATATGATTTTCTCTACATCGCATCACCCTGGTTGATGAAATTAGAGCATCTTTAGGTACCTCCTTGTGCCTGCAAGTCATTGTTCTACGGATACACTTTCCTTGATTTTCTTTACGGACCTTTTAGTGAATTTAACCCCTTTAAATTCAATAGTTCAATTCTCATTAAATTTTCTTCATTTAACATGCATGTGAATCTAATTATTCATTTCAGCTTTTTCTTTTCCTTACGGTAAACCTTATATCTTCCCTGCTTTTGATGTTCAACAGACTAGTGGCATTACTGAGCAATATCATGATTTCTTATTTGGTCTCTGTTACACGTTTTATCCTAATTATGTTATTTAAAATTTACCAAAAAGTTGTATTAGAAGAAAAGTTGACTAGAATTGACTcatgtttttatttaaaccatCAAGTTGTGGTTTGACTACACAACTATTTCTTTTCTGTGATTGGTCTTACTCGAGGTATATAAAAAACTAGTGTTATCAACCAATTAAGTttagtatttttttccttttcgaTTCGGATGAACCTTGATGTGTCTAATATCTTGTTTGTTTGcggctgactcggcgtctggatccgagtcaacctctgactcgggccgagtcagcagtcagaccgtttgttttacattttgagtcagatctgactcgacctatgactcagacataatccctgactcggacccatttgagtcaggtaacaaaatatcccTGACTCACAGGCCCAAACCATTGATTCACATTTTTCGAGTcggatgagtcagatctgactcaaaacaaacatatcgagtcaGAACCAGATgaatcaggtgatttcactcagatccagatgactcagatgagTCTGGACTAAACAAACATAGTGTAAGTCATCTCTGTCTTGCTTTGCTGGCCTCTTATCGTAGGTAGTTGCACACTTGCACTCCCCAAAATCTACTATAGTCAAACATCCTTCTCTAATGAATACCTATCATGGTACCTTATACATTAGTTTAAATTTTGGAATTATATTAGGTTGTCGCTTTTAGATTGGTTAACCACTTAGATAATTTCTTTTTGTTATTGGTATCATTCATAGGAACTGATGCAATTATACACTCTCTTTGCTCTCTTTGAGTCCTTATAACCTCCATCAGTCTGGTTTACATTTGCAATCCattgtttgttttgatttttttttgtttctttttctctgtTCTCTAATGGGTGATCAACCCAATCTTTATAAATATCTAAGTGGCTTATCCTTAGCTCAACGCTTTGCCCGTCATAGTAATTCTGGGTTATTACCAACACCACCAGAGTACATTAGGGACTTTGGTATTAAACAAAATAGTATTCTAGCTAGACTATTCTCTAATGATATTCTGAATACATGGGAAGTAAGGGCAGTTCTAAGTCACTTTTGGGGAGCTAATATGGGGTTTCAAATAAGAGAAGTAGATCCAAATCTTTTTATCATCACTTTTCGTTTGAAAGAATATTTCTCTTGATTTCTTTAAATGGACCCTGGTATCCTTTTGGAAATGTTCTTGCTGCGACAACAACATATCAATGAATGCGCATCTCAACTGATAAAGTTAAAGAAAAACCAATATGGGCATCTATATCCGATGCAAAACATGAGCATAGAGGTCGCGAAATGCTTGGTTTGATTGCAAGTAAAATAGGCCAGGTGGTCAAGAGTGTGTACAAGTTCTGAAGTCATAGCAGCCAATTGTTTACCAGAGTCCTAGTTTGGGTGAATATAGAAAAACCCCTTATAGATAAGCTCTTAGTTAAACTGGGAAACTACCATGTTACTGGAATCTATTTCAACTACCTCAGTTTGCCTTCAAAAGTCTGTAGTCATTGTCTGATATTTGGTCATAAGGTTAATAGTTGTGCAATTCTATAAGGTCGACCATTGGAAGATATTTATGATGTATCAGTGGAATCTCCATGCCCTGGTGATGACATTTTCTGGCTAAATACTATGCAAGTGCAAATATGGAATCCTAAGGATAACTTTGATTGCCATGGAGTGTCAATTCCGTTAGAATCTAATTTCAGTTAACCAGGAGTGTGTGAGACTTTCAATGATATCTTGAGAACCCATATTCAGGAAAAGGGTACATCTAATGCTAATCAGCATTATTATGAAGTTTTAGGACCTGTgattattgatgaagatatgcCTCAAGCCTCTTCTTCTATCTTAGGGAAAAGAACATTCCCTTTCAATCTGCCTGCAAATTTTATCCCTCTGGCCGAGTATGAGTCTGAATCGTTTTGATCTGTTAACTCAGAAACTTACAGAGTCATTGAATCGGTGAGAATTTCTGAACTTGATCATAGGAATGGTTATGGTCTTCTCCAAGATATCCTGAATTCGATGCAACCTAGATTGAATTTGTCCTCACCCTTATCTGGTAGAATATTATCATTCTCCTCTTATGAGAATGCAAATGATTcttttgaatcctgaatctcaATCTCGTCTGCTTCACCTTTAATTTTTGCTGCATTTTCATCTCTGCAACCTGTTAATCATACCTGCACTGCATCAACTTTTCAAACTCCTAACACCTAGCCAAAATCTGCTTTCAAAATTTCAATTTCTGACTTCCTTTCATCCTCATATTCagataatttttgttattttccatcTGTTAATGGGAAAATGTTCAAAATTGATCAATATGGTTCTAATATGCAAGAACAAGAAAAATCAGCAAAGGCTTATCTTCCAATTCCATTTCTATT
This genomic stretch from Papaver somniferum cultivar HN1 chromosome 5, ASM357369v1, whole genome shotgun sequence harbors:
- the LOC113284473 gene encoding 60S ribosomal protein L26-2-like, which encodes MKFNPRVSSSRRKNRKAHFTAPSSVRRVLMSSPLSSELRSKYNVRSVPVRKDDEVQVVRGTFKGREGKVIQVYRKKWVIHVERITREKVNGSTVNVGVNPSKCVITKLRLDKDRKSLLDRKAKGRAAADKDKGTKFTIDDVMQNVD
- the LOC113278527 gene encoding uncharacterized protein LOC113278527; the encoded protein is MAVSAINCSFNVFSSPPSQSSSKSSSSTTTTNLVPWQRKETGSWNRQCMVGMMACAIINGSDIMMPSISNGADSYTSGAGDHHQTAKLLVQSEQQREVMTTKWSDKIRACPPWHINSFETIVPENLPRPSAHRKSESVGRGTTTSFTFRRVIRTVNDCFSL